CCCCGACGCAGTCCAGGAGGCCGGGACCCAGCGGTCCCCCGACGCAGTCCGGGAGGCCGGGACCCAGCGGTCCCCCAGCGCAGTCCAGCAGGCGGCGACCCAGCTGTCACCCGGGAAAGCCTGGGAGACGGGGACCCAGCGCTGCCCGAGAGGCcgggacccagcaatcccccaGCGCAATCCAGCAGGCGGCGACCCAGTTGTCAGCCGAGAAAGTTCGGGAGACTGGGACCCAGCGGTCCCCCGGCGCAGCCCGCGAGGCGGCCACCCAGCGGTCCCCCGGCGCAGTCCGGGAAGCCGGCACCCAGAGCTTCCTCGAAGTTACGCGGGATCCCAGTTTCTGAAGGCGTTCCGCGCTCAGGAGCAAGAGAGCCAGGCAAGGTCCAAGTGAAAGCCCCTCCTGGAACCCTGTACTCCTAGGTCCCGTTCTGCTG
Above is a genomic segment from Odocoileus virginianus isolate 20LAN1187 ecotype Illinois chromosome 15, Ovbor_1.2, whole genome shotgun sequence containing:
- the KHDC3L gene encoding LOW QUALITY PROTEIN: KH domain-containing protein 3 (The sequence of the model RefSeq protein was modified relative to this genomic sequence to represent the inferred CDS: deleted 1 base in 1 codon) — protein: MAAPKRFPTLVQLEQRGKLFEVLGNLTKRPYWFHSEYLKSPKAVHLEAWLVEAIFEHIPHIECVSQTLLHVHQWDPDGEAEILIFGRPYYQQDVSKMIMNLADYHRQLQALSSEKAPAREAGTQRSPDAVQEAGTQRSPDAVREAGTQRSPSAVQQAATQLSPGKAWETGTQRCPRGRDPAIPQRNPAGGDPVVSRESSGDWDPAVPRRSPRGGHPAVPRRSPGSRHPELPRSYAGSQFLKAFRAQEQESQARSK